tagtcacgGAAAAGTCAGAGAAATCAATATCAAAACAGAAGTGTAAATCAGGCTGTAGGAAAGTTCAGGGTACAGGAGAGGTAAGAAAGATACAGAACATTTGTTTTAATTGTGCACATGTAAGTTTATTTTCACGAGTTTTGAACGCTTTTTTTGTACCAACTTTCGTCTTACGAATCACATGAAACGTATACAATTTGCAGTAAAAACAAATGCGAAATAAGAAGAATAATACTGATCGGAAGCGCGGGCGCCCCCTCGTGCGTTGCTTGCGAGAGGCGAGCGCGGCCTCGGCCGGCCCATCTGCCGCCGGGGGCTGGCCTCGCGGTCTGGCCCGCCCCGGCCGACAGGGACAATAAATAAGTGGCGCGCGGCGCGGCGGTGGAGCGGCTGCGGCGACTACCGGCGGCCGCAGTACGTCTGCAGCTCGCTGATGCTGCAGCTCTTGCGGCAGCACTCGTCGAAGACGCCGCGCGTGCGCCGCCGGAAGACCGCGGCGGTGAGCAGGCCGCCCGCGCTCGGCCGCGCCAGCACGGGGTACGGCGGCAGCGCCGGCGCCTCCACCTCCTCGTCGGCCGACTGGCTCCAGTAGTTGTCTTCAGACTCCGCGTCCGACACATCTGCAACACCACCGCGTCACCGTCACAGCCCGTGGCCACCTAGCGCCTTCGCTTACGGCGAGCAACAAGGAAACTACGCGATGATTACGCGAGATTAGCGATTTTTAGCGAAGTAAGGCGAATCTTTACGAGGTACCgtcaaatctacactactggccattaaaattgctgcaccaagaacaaatgcaaatgataaacgggtattcattggacatatatagactcctggaaattgaaataagaacaccgtgaattcattgtcccaggaaggggaaactttattgacacattcctggggtcagatacatcacatgatcacactgacagaaccacaggcacatagacacaggcaacagagcatgcacaatgtcggcactagtacagtgtatatccacctttcgcagcaatgcaggctgctattctcccatggagacgatcgtacagatgctggatgtagtcctgtggaacggcttgccatgccatttccacctggcgcctcagttggaccagcgttcgtgctggacgtgcagaccgcgtgagacgacgctttatccagtcccaaacatgctcaatgggggacagatccggagatcttgctggccagggtagttgacttacaccttctagagcacgctgggtggcacgggatacatacggacgtgcattgtcctgttggaacagcaagttcccttgccggtctaggaatggtagaacgatgggttcgatgacggtttggatgtaccgtgcactattcagtgtcccctcgacgatcaccagaggtgtacggccagcgtaggagatcgctccccacaccatgatgccgggtgttggccctgtgtgcctcggtcgtatgcagtcctgattgtggcgctcacctgcacggcgccaaacacgcatacgaccatcattggccccaaggcagaagcgattctcatcgctgaagacgacacgtccccactcgtccctccattcacgcctgtcgcgacaccactggaggtgggctgcacgatgttggggcgtgagcggaagacggcctaacggtgtgcgggaccgtagcccagcttcatggagacggttgcgaatggtcctcgccgataccccaggagcaacagtgtccctaatttgctgggaagtggcggtgcggtcccctacggcagtgcgtaggatcctacggtcttggcgtgcatccgtgcgtcgctgcggtccggttccaggtcgacgggcacgtgcaccttccgccgaccactggcgacaacatcggtgtactgtggagacctcacgccccacgtgttgagcaattcggctgtacgtccacccgtcctcccgcatgcccactatacaacctcgctcaaagtccgtcaactgcacatacggttcacgtccacgctgtcgcggcatgctaccagtgttaaagactgcgatggagccacggcaaactggctgacactgacgccggcggtgtacaaatgctgcgcagctagcgccattcgacggccaacatcgcggttcccggtgtgtccgctgtggcgtgcgtgtgatcattgcttgtacagccctctcacagtgtccggagcaagtatggtgggtctgacacaccggtgtcaatgtgttcttttttctatttcctggagtgtattatactagaactgacatgtgattacattttcatgcaatttgggtgcatagatcctgagaaatcagcacccagaacaaccacgtctggccttaataacggccttgatgcgcctgggcattaacAGAGCTTGGATCACGTGTAcaactacagctgcccatgcagcttcaacacgatgccacagttcatcaagagtagtgactggcgtattgtgacgagcaagttgctcggccaccattgaccagacgttttcagttggcgagtgatctggagaatgtgctagccagggcagcagtcgaacattttctgtatccacaaaggcccgtacaggatctgcgacatgcggtcgtccattatcctgctgaaatgtagggtttcgcagggatcgaatgaagggtagaaccaggggtcgtaacacatctgaaatgtaacgtccactgttcaaagtgccgtcactgcgaacaagagatgaccgaaaagtgtaaccaatggcacctcataccaccacgctgggtgatacgccagtatggcgatgacgaatacacgcttccaacgtgcgttcaccgcgatgtcgtcaaacacggtcgcgaccatcttgatgctgtaaacagaacctggattcatccgaaaaaatgatgttttgctacTCTTGcatccaggtacgtcgttgagtacaccatcgcaggcactcctgtctgtgatgcagcgttaagggtaaccgcagccgtggtctccgagctgatagtccacgctactgcaaacgtcgacgaactgttcgtgcagatcgttgttgtcttgcaaacgtccccatctgttgactcagagatcgatccgtggctgcaagatccgttacagccatgcgcataagatgcctgttgtCTCGATTGCtaacgatacgaggccgttgggatccagcacggcgttccgtattaccctcctgaatccaccgattccatattctgctaacagtcattggatctcgaccgacgcgagcagcaatgtcgcgatacgataaaccgtaatcgcgattgactacaatcccacctttaccaaagtcggaaacgtgatggtacgtacttctcctccttacacgaggcatcacaacaacgtttcaccaggcaacgccgctcaactgctgtttgtgtatgagaaatcggtttgaaactttcctcatgtcagcaggttgtaggtgtcgccaccggcgccaaccttgtgtcaatgctctgaaaagctaatcatttgcatatcacagtatcttctgcgtgtcggttaaatttcgtgtctgtagcacgtcatcttcgtggtgtagcaattttaatggccagtagtgtaaaaaggtACTGAACAATTTAGAAATTAGTATTTGTAGCTAACTACTCCTCCAGGCTCTTTTACTATATTTTTTGCATTGAAATACAACCCCCTTGCTTTGAATATCTGAGAGAAATTTCAGCATTATTAAGTGTAGCTATAAACATGTTTTATCGAAATGTTTACTTTTCCGGCAGCGTTCGCTCTTTAGACGCAACAGCGACACACCTCGAGGAAAGAGGGTATTCACCCCGGGCTGTGTAGGAGTGCTGGCAGGTGCTCACCTTGGGAAGCCTTcttgaacatggtgttgtagttGCCACGGCAGACGATCTTGAGCGCGTTGGAGAGCTTCTCGCCGCAGTAGCGGGCCACCGGCTGCGGCGCGCCGCTGCGCTTGGGCGACAGGAGGAACAGGTCGGACTGCGCCTGCGTGGCCGTGCACAGGCACACCGCCAGCACGGCGAGCAGTCGGAGGCACAGCTTCCACATCTGCAACACACAGGCGCGCCCCAGCGTTACTCGCCGCCCGCGGTCACAGAGCACTGAGAGGCAGCTACAACTAGATAAGCACCCGCCCGGGTAGCCGCGCACGTTAACGCGACGGCTTCCAGGGCGGGGAGGTACGCTACCCCCAGAGCGAAACAGCCCGGCTGTTGAAGGCgagggtttttaggcggtttcccacatcccactaggcgaataccgggctggttcccacattccgcctcagatacatgctacgcaaacatttagaacaatttctCACACTTGCGCGCATTATTTACTCTATACGTGGACAGAAAGAGTACAGTGCTTCCGTTCTGGAGGGtgaataggagactgatggccttagctgtctggtctcctcaaaCTCTTACTCAGAACCAGTATCAGTAGATATGTGCAGGGAAATCCTGTACGGACATTGGTGGACAAAGAGTGGCAACCAGTGTAGCAAGGTCTTGTGTTGGCCATAGCAGAAGTGTTGAGCTTCCACAAGGGGTCCACTTCATCTCTGGCAGTGAGGACTTCAGGGCAAATTATCTAAAACTTCCAAAAATCTCAGAGAAAACTTGAAGTGGCATCTCATTTTATTGTCTTATCAGTGGTCTGCAGTACAGTATGGAATGGGCATGGTACACAAGTTTCTTCGTGTAGTTCCTCACAAACCAATCACTCACCTAATCTAGAGTGTATTAAACGACCAAGTGTTCCAAGTATACATAGCTGTCGACATATGCTCGACAAGAAAACTAAATTATGGCCTTCCACAAGGATCAGTCCTCTGCTCACTTTTATTCAGCTTGTAGACTGTCTGATCAAAAACTCCGGACAGCGCAAACGATGCAGAATTTCCCACTAGGCGTCTCGAGAGGAGGATCGGTCAGTATGAGAGAAAGCAGGGAGTATTGTATTGTCAGCAGATGAGCAGTAACAGCTGAGCCGGTGGATCAGGGGAGCTTACTGATTTCGAACATAGACTTCTCATTGGATGCcgcctgagtaacaaattcatcaaggATATTTCAGCTCTTCTAATGCTGCCCAGATCGATTGttggtgatatgattgtgaagtgaAATCGTGAAGGAACATCCACAACTAAATCACCAGGCAGACgtcgtgtactgacggacaggaaacGTCGAGCATCGCGTTGGGTCGGTGCAAAATGTCGCTTAAAATCTGATGCAGGAATCCACtggtggagccggccgcggtggccgagaggttctaggcgcttcagtccagaaccgcgggactgctactgtcgctggttcgaatcctgactcgtacatggatgtgtctgatgtcgttaggttagttaggtttaagtagttctaagttttaggggactgatgacctcagatgtcgagtcgcagagtgctcagagccatttgaaccatttgaaacgtaaACGTAGATAATCTCCTGCTTGTACCAGGATGACATAAAACGAGCACTTCAGCCCGTAATTCTGTATAACCATAACGTAATTTCATACTAGCTACACAAGATAACAGCAACTGCTTGACGAATACGGATCTAGACCCAGACGTTTCAATACGTGCAAATAGTAACTTTAGAAAAATATCGACTTTCACGCTCTACGACCTTAACCAAGTCTGCAATTCCGAATGTGTACCCTTGGGGAGCTGGTGCAGACTTACATGTTAGGTATATCGTGTAATACGACTAACGAGACAGTTCGAGACTTGTACGCTCGGAGCGCTGGTGCATACTTGTGTGTGCCGTGTATAGCGGCTTAAGACCACATtgtccgcccggttagccgagctgtctaacggacggctttccggagcgggaaggagcacctggtgcccggcacgaatccgcccggcggacttgtgtcgaggtccggtgagccggccagtctgtggatggtttttaggcggttttccatctgcctcggcgaatgcgggctggttccccttattccgcctcagttacactatgtcggcgattgctgcgcaaacaagttctccatgtaggcgtacaccaccattactctaccacgtaaacgtaggggttacacccgtctggtgtgaaacgttccctgcggggtccaccgggggccgaaccgcacaataaccctgggttcgctgtggggcggcggaggggtgaagtggactgcggcagtcatagtggggttgtggaccactgcggctgcggcggggacggagcctctccgtcgtttctaggtccccggttaacatacatacataaaagacgGTCTTCTTCCAAACAACAAAAttcaaatacgatttctgaatgaCAAGTCCGCTGCGCAGTTTTTCTttatgtacagaaagcagatggagcTACTCCCTTGTTTTTGCGGTTGCACTAAAATGGCAATTTGTAGCCATCGGATGCTTTTGGCATGACG
This region of Schistocerca gregaria isolate iqSchGreg1 chromosome 7, iqSchGreg1.2, whole genome shotgun sequence genomic DNA includes:
- the LOC126282268 gene encoding LIRP isoform X2, producing MWKLCLRLLAVLAVCLCTATQAQSDLFLLSPKRSGAPQPVARYCGEKLSNALKIVCRGNYNTMFKKASQDVSDAESEDNYWSQSADEEVEAPALPPYPVLARPSAGGLLTAAVFRRRTRGVFDECCRKSCSISELQTYCGRR
- the LOC126282268 gene encoding LIRP isoform X1, translating into MMWKLCLRLLAVLAVCLCTATQAQSDLFLLSPKRSGAPQPVARYCGEKLSNALKIVCRGNYNTMFKKASQDVSDAESEDNYWSQSADEEVEAPALPPYPVLARPSAGGLLTAAVFRRRTRGVFDECCRKSCSISELQTYCGRR